In one Epinephelus moara isolate mb chromosome 6, YSFRI_EMoa_1.0, whole genome shotgun sequence genomic region, the following are encoded:
- the LOC126391552 gene encoding uncharacterized protein LOC126391552, producing the protein MSFYSSCHSVLLLILSLSSFAHPVTVILLMLSLSPFAHPVTMSFYLSCHSVILHILSLSPFAHPVTQSFYSSFHTVLLLILTLSPFAHPVTVILLILSLSPFTHPVTQSFCSSCHSVILLILSHSPFTHPDTQSFYSSCHSVILLILSLSLFTHPVTQSFCSSCHSVLLHILSLCHFTHPVTQSFYSSCYSVLLLILSLSPFAHPVTQSFCTSCHCHFAHPVTMSFCSSCHSVLLHILSLSHFTHPVTMSFYSSCHSVLLLILSLSFCTSCHYVILLILSLSHFAHPVTMSFCSSCHSVILLILTLSPFAHPVTHSF; encoded by the coding sequence ATGTCATTTTACTCATCCTGTCACTCAGTCCTTTTGCTCATCCTGTCACTCAGTTCTTTTGCACATCCTGTCACTGTCATTTTACTCATGCTTTCCCTCAGTCCTTTTGCTCATCCTGTCACAATGTCATTTTACTTATCCTGTCACTCAGTCATTTTGCACATCCTGTCACTCAGTCCTTTTGCTCATCCTGTCACTCAGTCATTTTACTCATCCTTTCACACAGTCCTTTTACTCATCCTGACACTCAGTCCTTTCGCACATCCTGTCACTGTCATTTTGCTCATCCTGTCACTCAGTCCTTTTACTCATCCTGTCACTCAGTCCTTTTGCTCATCCTGTCACTCAGTCATTTTACTTATCCTTTCACACAGTCCTTTTACTCATCCTGACACTCAGTCCTTTTACTCATCCTGTCACTCAGTCATTTTACTCATCCTGTCACTCAGTCTTTTTACTCATCCTGTCACTCAGTCCTTTTGCTCATCCTGTCACTCAGTCCTTTTGCACATCCTGTCACTATGTCATTTTACTCATCCTGTCACTCAGTCCTTTTACTCATCCTGTTACTCAGTCCTTTTGCTCATTCTGTCACTCAGTCCTTTTGCTCATCCTGTCACTCAGTCATTTTGCACATCCTGTCACTGTCATTTTGCTCATCCTGTCACTATGTCCTTTTGCTCATCCTGTCACTCAGTCCTTTTGCACATCCTGTCACTCAGTCATTTTACTCATCCTGTCACTATGTCATTTTACTCATCCTGTCACTCAGTCCTTTTACTCATCCTGTCGCTGTCATTTTGCACATCCTGTCACTATGTCATTTTACTCATCCTGTCACTCAGTCATTTTGCTCATCCTGTCACTATGTCATTTTGCTCATCCTGTCACTCAGTCATTTTACTCATCCTGACACTCAGTCCTTTCGCACATCCTGTCACTCATTCCTTTTga
- the LOC126391558 gene encoding mucin-1-like, with the protein MSYSVTQDTALMSHLFESDMMNVFTVLTVPTSDEVPVRPGLGLRARAENLSSTPDGSPLGSPDGSPDVSPVGSPDVSPDMSPDGSLDGSPDRSPDGSPDRSPDRSPDGSPDGSPDGSSDGSPDGSPVGSPDGSPDGSPDGSSDGSPDGSPDLSPDGSPDGSPDRSPDRLPDRSPDGSPDRSPDGSCNQLLCRHI; encoded by the coding sequence ATGTCATATTCAGTGACTCAGGACACAGCTCTGATGTCACATCTCTTTGAGTCTGACATGATGAATGTCTTCACTGTCCTTACTGTCCCAACCTCTGATGAGGTCCCGGTCCGACCCGGCTTGGGCCTgcgggctcgggcagagaatctaagctctacccCTGATGGGTCACCTCTTGGGTCGCCTGATGGGTCACCTGATGTGTCACCTGTTGGGTCGCCTGATGTGTCACCTGATATGTCACCTGATGGGTCACTTGATGGGTCACCTGATAGGTCACCTGATGGGTCACCTGATAGGTCACCTGATAGGTCACCTGATGGGTCACCTGATGGATCACCTGATGGGTCATCTGATGGGTCGCCTGATGGGTCGCCTGTTGGGTCACCTGATGGGTCACCTGATGGGTCACCTGATGGGTCATCTGATGGGTCGCCTGATGGGTCACCTGATCTGTCACCTGATGGGTCACCTGATGGGTCGCCTGATAGGTCACCTGATAGGTTGCCTGATAGGTCACCTGATGGGTCACCTGATAGGTCACCTGATGGGTCGTGTAATCAGCTCTTATGTAGACACATTTGA